In Parasegetibacter sp. NRK P23, a single genomic region encodes these proteins:
- a CDS encoding helix-turn-helix domain-containing protein, whose amino-acid sequence MKKEPIIFSRTENCPIRTVLDRLGDKWSILVILTLGGVEKMRFNELQKSIGDVSQRMLAVTLRTLEADGLVKRTIYPEIPPRVEYNITERGLSLLPHIQGLTKWADENMPAIKRSRKKFV is encoded by the coding sequence ATGAAAAAAGAACCGATAATTTTTTCGAGAACAGAGAACTGTCCGATCAGAACGGTATTGGACAGGCTTGGCGACAAATGGTCGATACTCGTGATCCTGACTTTGGGAGGTGTGGAGAAGATGCGTTTCAACGAATTGCAGAAAAGCATTGGCGATGTATCCCAACGCATGCTGGCGGTAACTTTGCGCACGCTGGAAGCCGATGGCCTGGTAAAACGGACTATTTACCCGGAAATTCCGCCACGCGTGGAATACAATATTACGGAGCGGGGGCTTTCGCTGCTCCCGCACATCCAGGGCTTAACAAAATGGGCGGATGAAAATATGCCCGCGATAAAGCGGTCGAGGAAGAAGTTTGTGTAA
- a CDS encoding xanthine dehydrogenase family protein molybdopterin-binding subunit, whose protein sequence is MGFFDNMNMPVTPPDGRVEGVAKVTGKGKYAAEYTVENVCYAVLVGSTVPAGSIKSIDLSTAKQVQGVLDIITHQHKPVVPGLSDENKIKEARFGLPVFHTDKIYFKGQPIAMVIAETLEDATYAASLVSAQYDTTAFNIDFETAHPNVPLSPAGKERGSMDAWKDAPFTIESEYNIAHEVHNPMEMHATIAHWVSDNRLKLYDKNQGVNNVQRTFSRLWSIPSENIEVFSEFVGGGFGSGLRVWPHALAAVMGAKQVNRPVKLMLTRPQMFMAVGYRPASWQWIKIGATADGQFTGVHHQAKHSTSVYENFGDGITRVTRLIYSFPNLKTEASIVPLNMSTPTWMRGPGDCTGDFAVESAIDELSYKLKMDPVALRLKNLAIEKDPESGKPWSTNFLNECVERGAAKIQWKNRKPVPGQLSEGDWKIGYGMAVGMWNAGRGNAGAGIVMEKNGTITVQTAMTDIGTGTGTAMQNIAHESTGITKNKIKIELGNSNLPAAPSQGGSTGLSSISGAVVATCNALKSKLASYAALQNDAYKQVKPEEVLLSDTGISLKTPGNQAISYAELWEKNNLSVVEVEASSGPGAERQQYAFCSSAAHFCKVRVHTKTGKVKIERMICVADGGKIVSEKAAANQMSGAAVGGIGMALMEEQAVDLKTGSLVGNDLAGYHFAVNADAPVIEVEFIGKPDPNINPSGSKGLGEVGIIGCAAAIANAIYNATGRRLRDLPMTPDKVLLAKVSG, encoded by the coding sequence ATGGGATTCTTCGACAATATGAATATGCCCGTAACGCCGCCGGATGGTCGGGTGGAAGGTGTGGCCAAAGTAACAGGAAAGGGAAAATACGCCGCGGAATACACCGTTGAAAACGTATGCTACGCGGTATTGGTGGGCAGTACAGTTCCTGCGGGCAGCATCAAAAGCATTGACTTGAGTACCGCGAAGCAGGTGCAGGGCGTGCTGGATATCATCACGCACCAGCATAAGCCTGTGGTGCCGGGTCTTTCAGATGAGAACAAAATTAAAGAGGCCCGTTTCGGACTCCCGGTTTTTCATACCGATAAAATTTATTTCAAGGGGCAACCCATCGCTATGGTGATCGCCGAAACACTGGAAGACGCCACTTATGCCGCTTCGCTGGTTTCCGCACAATACGACACCACTGCCTTTAATATTGATTTCGAAACGGCGCATCCCAACGTGCCCCTTTCTCCGGCCGGAAAGGAGCGCGGCAGTATGGATGCCTGGAAGGATGCACCTTTCACAATAGAATCGGAATACAACATTGCACATGAAGTGCACAATCCCATGGAAATGCACGCCACCATTGCACATTGGGTTTCCGACAACAGACTAAAACTGTACGATAAAAACCAGGGGGTGAACAATGTGCAGCGCACCTTCTCCCGGTTATGGAGTATTCCTTCCGAGAACATCGAGGTGTTCAGTGAATTCGTGGGTGGGGGCTTCGGCTCCGGCCTACGGGTATGGCCACACGCACTGGCTGCCGTTATGGGGGCAAAGCAGGTGAACCGTCCCGTGAAGCTGATGCTCACCAGGCCGCAGATGTTCATGGCCGTGGGTTATAGGCCCGCTTCCTGGCAATGGATAAAGATCGGTGCCACTGCCGATGGACAATTTACAGGTGTTCACCACCAGGCCAAACACAGTACTTCGGTGTATGAAAATTTCGGTGATGGCATTACCCGTGTTACCCGGTTGATCTATAGCTTTCCCAACCTCAAAACGGAAGCATCTATTGTGCCCCTGAACATGAGTACGCCCACCTGGATGCGAGGTCCTGGAGATTGTACCGGCGATTTCGCGGTGGAGAGCGCCATCGATGAACTGAGCTACAAACTGAAGATGGACCCGGTAGCATTAAGGCTGAAAAACCTTGCCATCGAAAAGGATCCTGAAAGCGGCAAGCCCTGGTCCACCAACTTCCTCAACGAATGTGTGGAAAGAGGGGCCGCGAAAATTCAATGGAAAAACCGGAAACCTGTTCCCGGCCAGTTGTCTGAAGGCGATTGGAAGATCGGCTACGGCATGGCGGTGGGTATGTGGAACGCGGGTCGTGGCAACGCGGGTGCGGGCATTGTGATGGAGAAGAACGGTACCATTACCGTGCAGACGGCCATGACCGATATCGGCACAGGCACAGGTACCGCCATGCAGAACATCGCGCATGAAAGCACCGGCATCACTAAAAACAAGATCAAAATAGAACTGGGCAATTCTAATTTGCCCGCCGCCCCCAGTCAGGGCGGCAGTACGGGACTATCCTCTATCAGTGGTGCGGTGGTGGCTACCTGCAACGCGCTCAAAAGCAAGCTGGCTTCCTATGCCGCTTTGCAGAACGATGCCTACAAACAAGTAAAGCCGGAAGAGGTGTTGCTTTCCGATACGGGCATATCCTTAAAAACTCCGGGCAACCAGGCCATTTCTTATGCGGAACTCTGGGAGAAGAACAACCTCTCTGTAGTTGAGGTGGAAGCGAGTTCAGGCCCCGGTGCGGAGCGGCAGCAGTATGCTTTCTGTTCCTCCGCGGCACATTTCTGCAAAGTACGTGTGCACACGAAAACCGGGAAAGTGAAAATAGAAAGAATGATTTGTGTGGCCGATGGCGGAAAAATAGTAAGCGAGAAAGCGGCTGCCAACCAGATGTCGGGCGCCGCCGTAGGCGGTATTGGCATGGCGCTGATGGAAGAACAGGCCGTGGACCTGAAAACAGGCAGCCTGGTGGGCAACGACCTTGCGGGATATCATTTCGCGGTGAATGCCGATGCGCCAGTTATTGAAGTAGAATTTATTGGTAAACCCGATCCGAACATCAATCCTTCCGGTTCAAAGGGGCTGGGAGAAGTGGGTATTATCGGGTGTGCGGCAGCGATAGCTAACGCTATTTACAATGCTACCGGCAGAAGGCTTCGGGATTTGCCGATGACGCCGGATAAGGTGTTGCTGGCGAAGGTTTCGGGGTAG
- a CDS encoding (2Fe-2S)-binding protein, whose protein sequence is MKEMQRFSRRFFMQTSAALGALAFIPRGVKAFYEQVKNLVVPQKKTLPLTVTINKKQYAVDADTRTTLLDLLRENLQLTGAKKGCDHGQCGACTVHVDGERVLSCLTLAAMVPGKNVTTIEGLADGETLHPMQQAFIECDGFQCGYCTPGQIMSAVACVKEGHTKSVAEIKEFMSGNLCRCGAYNGIVESIQKVAR, encoded by the coding sequence ATGAAAGAGATGCAACGATTCTCCCGGAGGTTCTTCATGCAAACCTCCGCGGCGCTGGGCGCACTCGCATTTATTCCCAGGGGCGTTAAGGCTTTTTATGAACAGGTGAAAAACCTGGTTGTTCCCCAGAAAAAAACATTACCCCTCACCGTTACCATCAATAAAAAACAATACGCGGTTGACGCGGATACCCGTACCACGCTCCTGGATTTGCTGCGCGAAAACCTGCAGCTTACCGGCGCGAAAAAAGGGTGTGACCACGGGCAATGCGGGGCCTGCACCGTACACGTAGATGGCGAAAGGGTGCTGAGTTGCCTTACTTTGGCTGCCATGGTGCCGGGGAAGAACGTCACCACAATTGAAGGACTGGCCGATGGCGAGACATTGCACCCGATGCAGCAGGCCTTCATTGAATGTGATGGTTTCCAGTGCGGCTATTGCACGCCCGGACAAATCATGTCTGCCGTGGCCTGTGTGAAAGAAGGGCATACAAAATCGGTGGCCGAAATTAAGGAGTTCATGAGCGGCAATCTTTGCCGCTGTGGCGCTTACAACGGAATTGTTGAATCCATTCAAAAAGTTGCCCGATGA
- a CDS encoding xanthine dehydrogenase family protein subunit M — protein MKPFAFSKPTNTNQAVTGKKSGTQFIAGGTNLVDLMKKHIADPDALLDITTAVSDRIQSDAKSIRIGAMVRNTAITLHPEVLAKAPLIAKAVLAGASPQIRNMASTGGNLLQRTRCPYFYDTTLPCNKRNPGSGCGAKDGDNRMSAIIGWSEHCVAVHPSDLCVALAALDAVVWYTDQQQKTKSIPFKDFHRLPDDTPQKDNHLPQNALITEIEIPQNRFNKNYAYLKIRDRDSYAFALLSVAAALQLEGNTIRAARLASGGVAHKPWRWYEAEKFLEGKAATPANFQKAAEIAAGGVKPLSHNGFKVEMLKGAIETALQNCLKA, from the coding sequence ATGAAACCATTTGCATTTTCGAAACCCACGAATACTAACCAGGCTGTTACTGGTAAAAAGAGCGGAACGCAGTTCATAGCCGGAGGAACGAACCTGGTGGACCTGATGAAAAAACACATCGCGGATCCTGACGCTTTGCTCGATATTACCACTGCGGTTTCGGACCGTATTCAATCTGATGCTAAAAGCATCCGCATCGGCGCAATGGTGCGGAATACGGCCATCACCCTGCATCCTGAAGTACTTGCGAAGGCCCCGCTTATCGCAAAGGCCGTTCTTGCCGGCGCTTCGCCCCAAATCAGGAACATGGCCTCAACCGGCGGGAACCTGTTACAGCGCACGCGTTGTCCCTACTTCTACGATACCACCCTGCCCTGCAATAAACGCAACCCCGGAAGCGGTTGCGGCGCGAAAGATGGCGATAACCGCATGAGCGCCATCATAGGCTGGAGCGAACATTGCGTGGCGGTGCATCCTTCCGATCTTTGCGTGGCGCTTGCCGCGCTGGATGCCGTGGTGTGGTACACCGACCAGCAGCAAAAAACAAAGTCCATCCCATTCAAAGATTTTCACCGGTTGCCTGATGATACGCCGCAGAAAGACAACCACCTTCCTCAAAATGCGCTCATCACCGAAATAGAAATTCCACAGAACCGGTTCAATAAAAACTATGCTTACCTGAAAATCCGCGATCGTGATTCCTATGCGTTCGCACTGCTCTCCGTAGCAGCGGCATTGCAACTGGAAGGCAATACCATCCGGGCCGCAAGGCTCGCATCTGGCGGGGTGGCGCATAAGCCGTGGCGCTGGTATGAAGCTGAAAAGTTCCTCGAAGGCAAAGCCGCAACCCCGGCTAACTTTCAGAAGGCGGCTGAAATTGCTGCCGGAGGAGTAAAACCTTTGTCGCACAACGGGTTCAAAGTAGAAATGCTGAAAGGCGCCATAGAAACGGCGTTGCAAAATTGTTTAAAAGCCTAA